The DNA window GAGGATTGCCGGTGAGCGACACGACGAACCAGAGCAGCGATACCCAGGCGCAGAAGGGACCGATCATCCCGAAATCGCCGAGCGAAGCTCTGCGTCCCGAACGTGTTCCGGAGCCGCCGAAACGTTCCAAGAACGCCCGCAGCCAGATCGTACTTTTCCTGAACTTCATCATGACGATGACGGTCCTGGTCTGCGTCCTTGCCGTCATCGGCTTCTACTACGCGACTTCGACCTATCAGAGCCCGGGGCCGCTGCAGACCAACACCAATTTCATCGTTCGCAACGGTGCGGGCCTGGCGGAAATCGCCTCGAATCTCGAGCGCAACGCGATCATCTCCGATGCCCGTATCTTCCGTTATCTCACGGCGACGCATCTTTCCGCCGGCGAGAGCCTGAAGGCCGGTGAATACGAGATCAAAGCGAGAGCCTCCATGAGCGATATCATGGAGTTGCTGAAATCGGGCAAGTCCATTCTTTATTCAGTTTCCTTCCCCGAAGGCCTGACGGTCCGCCAGATGTTCGACCGCATGCTCCAGGACCCGGTGCTGGAAGGCGATCTGCCGGCCGCACTGCCGGCCGAAGGCAGCCTGCGCCCGGACACCTACAAGTTCTCGCGCGGCACCAAGCGCTCGGAAATCATAGAACAGATGGCGGCCGCACAGCAGAAGCTCGTGGATCAAATTTGGGATAAGCGTGACCCCTCGCTGTCGCTGCGATCCAAAGAAGAGTTCGTGATCCTCGCTTCGATCGTCGAAAAGGAGACCGGCGTTCCCGACGAACGGGCCCATGTCGCTTCCGTTTTCCTGAACCGGCTTTCTAAGGGAATGCGCCTGCAGTCTGATCCGACGATCATCTACGGGCTTTTCGGTGGCGAGGGAAAACCGGCCGACCGGCCGATCTACCAGTCGGACCTGAAGCGGGACACGCCATACAATACCTATGTCATCAAGGGCCTGCCGCCGACGCCGATCGCCAATCCCGGCAAGGATGCGCTGGAAGCCGTCGCCAACCCTTGGAAGACCCAGGATCTCTATTTCGTGGCCGACGGCACCGGCGGCCACGTTTTTGCCGCTACACTTGAGGAGCACAATGCCAACGTCAAGCGCTGGCGCAAGCTCGAGGCCGACAAGGGTTCGGACCCGAACATAGCGGTCGATGGTCAGCCGGAAGAGCAGCCGGGCGAAAATGGCGCGGCCGTCGTGCCGCCGAAGAAAAAGAAGATCAACTGACAACTTTCGGGAGGCTCGGATGGCTTTGCAGTCCATGACCGGTTTTGCGCGGCGCGAGGGAACGAGCGGCCGCTGGCGCTGGGCATGGGAACTGCGCTCGGTCAACGGTAAGGGTTTCGACCTGCGCCTGCGCCTGCCGCCCGGCCTCGAACGCATGGAGGCGGAGGTCCGCCGCCTTGCCGGCGAAACCTTCAGCCGCGGCAATCTGCAGGCATCCCTGTCGATTACCGCCGACGAGAACCGTTTCGAGGCGGTGCTGAACAAACAAGCGCTTGCCGCCGTGCTTGCCATGCGCGAGCAGTTGGTGGACGTGATCGATCCGGCGCCGTTGAAGCTCGATACGCTGCTTTTGGTGCGCGGAATCGTGGAGTTCCGTGAAGGCGAGGATGGCGAAGAGGCGCTTGCCGCCCGTGATGCCGATATTGTCGCCGGCCTCTCGGCCGCGCTTGCCGATCTCCGGGCGATGCGCGAACAGGAGGGAGCGGCGCTTTCCCGCGTTCTTCTCGATCATGTCGCGACGATCGAAGAGCTGACGCGGACGATCGAGGCGGATCCGTCGCGATCTCAGCCTGAGATCGCGTCCCGGCTTGCGGCACAGGTCGCGTTACTTATGGAGGGCATGGCCGCGCTTGACCGTGACAGGCTGCATGCCGAGGCCGCCTTGTTGGCGACAAAGGCGGATCTGCGCGAGGAGATCGATCGCCTGAAGGCGCATATAACTGCAGCGCGCGATCTCCTGCTGAAAGGTGGACCTGCAGGGCGCCGACTGGACTTCCTTGCACAGGAATTTAACCGCGAATCAAATACCATCTGTTCGAAGTCGAATGCCTCGGCCATCACTGCCGCCGGCATCGAACTGAAAGTCGTGATCGACCAGTTCCGCGAGCAGGTCCAGAATTTGGAGTAGGACATGAAACCGGCGAAATCCTCGCCCGTGCAGATCGCCCGCCGCGGTCTAATGCTTGTCATTTCGTCGCCGTCGGGCGCCGGCAAGTCCACCATTGCGCGCACGCTTCTGGAGACCGACAAGCATATCGGCCTCTCCGTCAGCGTCACCACGCGCCAGCGCCGCCCGAGCGAGGTCGAAGGCGTGCATTACCACTTCAAGAGCGTGCGCGAATTCGAGCGGCTGCGCGATAGCGACGCGCTTCTCGAATGGGCCGAGGTGCATGGCAATTTTTACGGCACGCCGCGCGAGCCGGTCGAACAGGCCATGGCCGAAGGTCGCGATATGCTTTTCGATATTGATTGGCAGGGCGCCCAGCAGTTGCAGGAGAAGATGTCGGCCGACGTCGTCTCGATTTTCGTGCTGCCGCCGACCATGACGGAACTCCAGTCGCGGCTGCACCGCCGTGCCGAGGACTCCGAGGAAGTCATTCAGACGCGCCTGGTCAACAGCCGCGCCGAGATCGCCCATTGGCGCGAATATGATTATGTCATCGTCAATGACGATCTCAATAATGCATTCGACGCCGTCCAATCGATCGTCAAGGCCGAACGCCTGCGCCGCGATCGCCGTCACGGAATGTTCGATTTTGTCCGCGAGTTGCTGGAAGAGACTCCAGCACTCTAAGCGCATTCGTTATGCTGTCCAACAGCAAGTGTGGCTCTAAAGGCTATTTGCGAGAAGGCAGAATTCTTCGACTGAGAGGGTCTCCGCCCGCCGCGCCGGATCTATTCCGGCCTTGATGAGCAGGCTCTCGCCGCCGACCGGCTTCAGGCTCTGGCGCAGCATCTTGCGGCGCTGGCCGAAGGCGGCCTGCGTTACTTTTTCCAGATTGGCGACGGCGCAGGGGATGGGGTTCTCCCTGGGGACAAGATGCACCACCGTCGACGTCACCTTAGGCGGGGGCGTGAAGGCTTGCGGCGATACGTCGAAGACCATGCGTGCTTCGGTCCGCCAGCCGCAGAGCACGCCGAGTCGGCCGTAATGGTCGTCGTCCTCGCCGGCGACGATACGCTCGCCGACTTCCTTCTGGAACATCAGCGTCAGCGACTGCCAGAACGGCGGCCAGGTCCTCGGCAGCAGCCAGTTGACCAGCAGCTGCGTGCCGACATTATAGGGCAGGTTGGCGATGATCTTGACGGGGCCCTCGGGTGCCAATGACTCGAAATCCATTTTAAGCGCATCCCCTTCGATAACCTCAAGTCGGCCGGGATAGTGATCGGCGATCTCGGCAAGCGCCGGCAGGCAGCGCGCGTCCCGCTCGATGGCAATCACCTTCCTGGCGCCAAGCGCCAGGATCGCGCGGGTCAGCCCGCCGGGGCCGGGGCCGACCTCGAAAACGGTGGTCTCTTCGAGCGCGCCTGCCGTGCGGGCGACCTTCTGCGTGAGATTGAGGTCGAGCAGGAAGTTCTGCCCGAGCGCTTTGCGCGCATCGAGGCCGTGACGCCGAATGACGTCGCGAAGCGGCGGCAGCCCATCGAGTGCAGCCATCAGCGGCGGCTTTCCGCAGTGCGGCCAAGCTGGGCGGCGAGCTTCAACGCCGCAATCAGGCTCTGCTCACGCGCCAGTCCCTTGCCGGCAATGCCGAAAGCGGTGCCGTGATCCGGCGAGGTTCGCACGAAGGGAAGGCCGAGCGTGACGTTGACGCTGTCGTCGAAACCAAGCGCCTTGGCCGGGATCAGGGCCTGATCGTGATACATGCAGATGGCCACATCATATCGCGCCCGCGCCTCGTCATGAAACATCGTATCGGCGGGCAGGGGGCCGATCGCATCGATACCCTCGTCGCGAAGGCGCTCGATTGCCGGGCGGATGACGTCCTCGTCTTCCTTGCCGATCATCCCGGTTTCGCCCGCATGCGGATTGAGGCCGGCTACGGCGAGTCGCGGCGCTTCGATGCCGAAGCGCTGCATCAGATCCTCGTGAGCGATCCGGCAGGTCTCTATGATCAATTCCTCCGTCAGCACCTGCGGCACGTCTCGGATCGGGATGTGGATGGTGACGGGAATGGCCCTGAGTCTTGGTCCCGACAACATCATCACCGGTGTCACCGGCCTTCCGGTCGCCCTGGCGGCAAGATCGGCGAGGAATTCTGTATGGCCCGGAAAACCGAAACCCGCCTCGTACAGCACGGCCTTGGCGATCGGATTCGTGACGACCGCGAGCGCCTCGCCGCCGATGACGAGCGAGACTGCTTTCTCGATCGCGGCAATCGTGCCCTTGGCCGTTGCCGGATGCGGCTCGCCGGCCACCACCGCGATGCCGGCCGGCACGCTCATGACCGGCAGCGCCTCGGCGAATACGCCTGTTGCATCGCCGGCCTTGTCGATCTCACGGATGGAAACCGCCAGATTAAGCTGGCGGGCCCGCAAGGCCAGGACATCCGGGTCGCCGGCCAGGAAAAAAGGCGGAAGCCCGAGTTCACGCCGCCGGAGCCAGGCCATCAGGGTGATATCCGGCCCGATGCCGGCGGGATCGCCCTGGCTCAGCGCAAGTGGTCGTGAAAAGGGTATCGCCATCGTCGGTCAGCGATAGGCGATCTGCGCCTTCTTGCGCAGTTCTTCCAGGTATTTTTTGCTGTTCTCGTTTTCCGGCGGGCCATTCTTGCCGGCCTTGGACTTGTCGAGATCTTCCTGGCGGAAAACCATTTCGGCGGCCTGGTCGTCGGAGACCTGGCGCTGGCTGCAGATCGCCAGATATTCGACGCCTTTCTCGGTGACGCGGGTGCCTGTCGTGTTGCCCTTGGCCTGCTCGACCAGAGGCTTCCAATCCGGCGGGATCTCAGGAGCGAGCATGCGGCCGAGATCGCGCACCGAAACGTCGCGCATCGTCGCGGCAAAGACCTTAGCCTGATCGCAGCCGGGATATTTCGCGCGCGATGCCTCGGCCTCGCTCTTGCGCTTGCCCGTGATGGCGCCGCGCTTGGCCTCAGGAATGACGAAGATGATCTGCTGCAGCATATATTCCGTCGTCACCGGCTTTTGTTTGTTGTTCTGCATCATGCGCGAGACGAGGTCATAGTTCGACAGTCGCGAGCTCGAGCCGTAGCGCGCATTGACGACGCGCGGCCAGCTCATCTGTACGGCGATGAAGTTTTTGAAATGGTCGACGCCGACGCCGGCGCGATCGAGGATCTGCGACATCTGCTCGACGGAAAGCTTGTTGCCGGCCGAAAAACGCGCGAAAGACGCATCGACGTCCTGTTGCGAAACCGACATGCGGACGCGGGCGACCTCCTGGCGCTTGAGCGTTTCGTCCACCAACTGCTCCTTGGCGGTCTTGGCGTCGGCCGGCGCTTTCTGCAGGCGCAGGAAAGCCTGGCGCTTGGCGACATCGCCGCTGGTGATGGCGGTGCCGTTCACCACGGCCTGGACTTCGCTTGCTGCAAGCGCCGGGGCGGCAAGGCCCGTCAGCAAGGCAAGCGCTGCGCCGGTGAGAAAGGCGGTTATGGCTTTTTTCGCGTCAATCATCTGTTGACCTCCCAATAGCGCCGCGAGCCGTTGTTCGCGGCGTCCTTACCACAGTGCGAGACACGCGGAAATCGCCTCCGCCATGGCGCGAAACCCCTATGCCTCGAATATCGACTGGCGGCAATGTCCTGCACAGGCTTACGGCGAAAGAATGACTTGAGGCCATGTTTGCGCCGTTCGCCCATTAATTGGAGAGGGTATCGGAGCCGATCTTGATGTCGCCGAGCGTCCGGAACGTCAGCCGCGCGCCGATCGTCCAGTCGCTTGCCGACTCGTCTTCAGAGTCCCTGCTATCCGTGTAGGCGATCGTGAAGATCGTGCATTCGTCCTCATAGGAGAGGCCGAGCGTCCGGCGGCTGATCACATCATTGTTCAGGTCCCACGCGATACCCCCGAAGATCGACCAGTAATCCTTGAACTTGACCCTGCTGCTCGTCTGGATCTCGTCATTATCCTCGGCGAAGCCATAGGCCGGCTGGGCGCTGAGATGGGTGTAGGTCACCTGCGTCTGGAAAGTGTCGTTCTGGTAGGCCGTCGTCAGGTCTCCACGGCGAAACTCGAAATCCTTCTCGTCGAGCCGGTAGGAGGCGGCAACGGAAACACCGTACGGCGTTTCCACGCCGCCGAGGCCGACATAATCGGAGCGGTCGGTTTCGAGGCCCGAATCGGCGCCGACATTGACGAGGTCATCGGTCGCGAACGAGTTCTGGCCGGCGATCTGATAAGACTGGCCGAAAATGCCGTGCAGCTTGTAACCGCTGTCAAAAGTCCCGGTGTACTGGAAGCCGACATTGGCGCGGGTGCCGCCCTCGACGCGGTCGTAACCTGAGAACTTATCTCGGTCGAAGAGGGAGGTCGCATCGAAGACGAAACTTTGTGCATCCTCGTTCGGCAGCCGGCCGGCGAGTTGCTCGTCGGGGCGCGCATAGATCTGGGCGATGGGCTCCAGAATATGCGTGCTGTTATCAGTTGTCATCAGGATCGGATACCGCACCTCCAGCCCGGCTGTGAGCATCGAGCGGGTGGCGGAATTGTCATCAAGATAATCGCCGGCGTAACCGGTCGGATTGTCCATGTTCAGCGCGAAAGCGTCGCCGCGCGCGGCCAGGAGCGGCGTGATCACCAGGCCGGTCGGCGTGACATAGGTGCGTTTCCACTGAAGTTCGGCGGTCAGGCGCGAAGTCTGGCCCTTTAGACCGCGGAAGCGGTCGAATCCGTCGACGGTGTAGAAATCGTCATGTGTGCGCGAAATATTCGTCAGGTTGACGTCTGCAGAAAGTTCGCCGCCTGCTAGCGGCTGAGGTGCGACATAGTGATAATCAAACGCGGGATAGACGATGGCCTGCTGTTTTTCGGCCGTGTTCGTCCGGTCGGCATCCTGGACGTCGAAATAAAACGCCCTCATGTCGAAATAATTACGTTTCCCAAGCCCCGTCAGGTAGATCTGGTTCGTGCGATCCGTGCCGCTCAGGCCGCGGAGCTTGTAGGTTTTCGAGAAATTGTTGTCGCTCTGCACCATGACGTCCCAGCCGAACGTCCAGCGCGGATTGATGCGGAATTCGGCCTTTGACGCCACCATGCCGCGCTGCTCGGCTTCGGCATCGCTGGTACCAGAGCTGAAATTACCCGGATTTGCCTGGTCGATGCCGGCGACGCGCAGGATATGCGTGCCGTTCTCGAAACGCTGACGGAATTCTCCTTCGACAAGGAATCCCTGGGCCGTGTAGCCGGTTGCGGTAACCGTCGCATCCATGCTCGGCGAGATCACGTAATAATAAGGAATGGAAAGGCCAAAGCCGAGGTTCTGCGACAGGCTCATCGTCGGGAACAGGAAGCCGGACTTGCGCTTCACCGTATTGTCGGGAACTTCGATGAACGGCACGAAGGCAATAGGGTAACCGAGCAGCTCGAAACGTGCCCGCTCCAGACGGATCGTATGCGTCTCACCGTTCTGAATCACGCGCTTGGCCTTGACCTGCCAGAAGGGTGCGCGCTTCGGATCTTCGGCGCAGGGAAGGCAGGCTGTGTAGACGCCCTTGTTGAGGATCATCTTCGTGCCGCCGACGCGCTCGCCCGTTTCGGCGACGATACGGGTATTGTCGGCTGTTTCGATGCGCAGCGAATTGATAAATCCGTCGGCGAAATTGTCGGTCACGTCAAGGTTGTCGGCATAGATGCGGTTACCGTCCGGGCTGACGAGCTCGACATTGCCGAGCGCCATCATCCGGCCGGTCTTCTGATTGTACTCGACCTTCTGCGCGACCATTTTGTAGCCGCCATAGTTGATCTGTACGCCGCCGATTGCCGACACGAGTTCGGCGTCACGGTTATAGACGAGTTCGTTGGCCGAAAGCAGAAGCTTGGCCCCCTCGGGAATGTTATTCTCGATATTTTGCTCGGGCGTGCCGGCCTGGCCATAGGAGGCCGGAGCACCGCCGAAATAGGAACATAAAGCCGCACCGACAAGCAGGGCAACCAATTGTTTACTAAAATACTTGCGGTCGCCTACCGCCACTAGCCGTCCTCCTGATGAAGCAAAATAGTCGCGCCCAAGGCCAGCGCGACGACAACCGGTATCCAGGTCGCCACGAAGGGAGGCACGACTCCACTGCTTCCGAATGCTTTAACAAGCACGGTGATGACATAAAGCATGAAGCCCGACAGGATTCCACCCAGAATCACGGAGCGGGATTGGTTGAACCGGCTAAATTTTAGGGACACTGTTGCAGCAATGAGAGTCATGGCCACCAACAGCAATGGCTGGGACAACAGAGAGTTGAATTGTGTCTCCAATGCCTTGGTCGAGATACCGAAGGATTTAGCCGCCGCAATGCGGTTGGAAAGGTCAAAGAAACCAATTGTTTCCGGCGCTGTCAGCCGCTCCTGGACGAAATCCTGTTTCAGATTGGTGCGAAGTTGGACCGAAGCTTTGCGCAGCGGGATTTCGCCAGGCTTACGCTCGACGACGCTGTTAAGCTGCCAGTAACCATCTTCCAACTTTGCCGTGGCGGCATCCTGTCTCAGAATGACTCGACCGCCCGAATCGAAATGGATCAATACGGCGTCTATCAGCTTGGTTCCGTTCTCCTGGACCGTCTGGGCGCCGATGATGACGTCGTCGCGGCCACTGATCTGGCGCAGCCACGGAATCTGCGGCGCCTTGCGCAGAACCGCATTTTCGCCCCGCCAGTCGGATTCGACAAGCAGCGCCTGGCGCTGTCCCCAGGCGGCAAGCGGGTTGAGCGCCGTCATCGTCAGCACGCCGAGCGCCAGTGAACCGACGATGAAGGGAAGCATGAACTGCCAGACCGAAATGCCGGCCGCGCGCGTGACTACGAGCTCATATTTGCGATTGAGTCCGATCAGCACTGTCATGCCGACGAAGAGCGCGATGAAGGGGATTGTCTGCTGCAATATGAGCGGCAGGCGCACGGCGGTCATCACGATGCCGCCTCCGATCGTATAGCCGGGCAGGCCAGACATGCGTCCGGCCGTCTCGCTGAAATCCAGGAGGAAGGCGATGGCCGACACGCCGATCAGGAACCAGCCAGTCGTCGCCAGGTAGCGGCGAAAGAAATAACGCGACAATGTCCCGAACATCATTGGGCGGCGCCCCCGCCGGACCTGCTGGTCGCGGCAAGCAGTCTTCCCTGCATTCGTCTCCAGGAAAGCGATATCCGATCCCAGATGAACGAAGGCATGACCAGTCGCTTGTGCAGGCCAAGGAAGATGATCGAGACGATGCTGCTGACGATCGGGATGGCGTAGAGAACGGCGATATATTCCGGATCGGTGTCGATTTGGTTTGCCGCGTAGAAGGCAGCCCAACGTAGCGCGAAAGCATAGGCGAGCGCGCTCACCATCGGGTGCAGCCGTGCTTCGCGGTGCGAGCGTGCGTCGCCGGCGATCGCCAGCGAAAACAGTGCAAAGACGACGGGCAGGATCCAGTCCGTCAGCCGCCGATGCAGTTCGGCGCGGTAGCTCTGCGGGCGGATCGTATAGTCCTTGTCGTTCGGATCCGGATTGAACAGGAACCACAGGTCACGATCGCTGGCCTTCAGCGTCGCCTGACCGCGGCTCTCCGTCATGTCCGAGAGGTCGAACGAATAGGAATCGAAGTTGATGACCGAGACGTTGCCGTCGGGCGTTTTGCGATGCACCTCGCCATCGTGCATGATCAGAGTCGTTCCGGTATCGTCGACAGCGCCTTCCTTGGCGTAATAGATGAGTTCGTAGGCGGGGTCCCTCTCGTCGGCGACGAACAGGCCCTTCAGCATACGCCCCGCGAGGCGCTGCGAGATCTGGACATAGAGACCGTCGTCGAGCTTGCGGAAAGTCTTCTCCTCGATGACCGAGGAGAGAAGATCGGCGTAGGTCTCGGCGATCATCTGACGCGCCACGGTCTTTGCTCGTGGCTCGACGATATTGTCGACGAAGAAGGAAAAGACGCTGATGACGGCGGCAAGCAGCAGGATCGGGCGGACCAGAATGCTGCGCCGTGCGCCGGCCGCGTCGATGACGGTCAACTCGGAATCATTGTTCATCGTCGTCAGCGTCTGGGTGATGGCGATGACGAGGGCGAAGGGCAGCACCACGGGAATGATCGACGGCAGGATCATCGTCGCCAGCTTGGCGAACGAGCCGATCGACTGGCCGCTGTCGGTGACGAGGTTGATGCGCTGCAGGACTTGGGTCGTCCAAATGATCGCCAGCACGGGCAGGAGCGCCACGAGAAACATCTGGCCGACCCGCCGCAATATGTATGTTTCGAGTAGTTTCATGCCGGCCCTTGAAAGCACCTGCACGCCCAAACGGCTTGCAGGAGAAACCCTCTACGCTCTTTGTCGCGCTTTTGCGACAAGCAGGTGTCAAAAATTCATTCAAATTTCAGAATTTTTTTGGCTCTGTTGCGACTCAGTTAACGCCAGCAGCGCTGCGAAGACGACAAGCGAGGAGAGCCATCCGAGCGTTACGTCGGAGAGGTAATGCGCGCCGAAGGACAACCGCAGGGCCGGTGTCAGGATCGAGATCACGGCGACAGGCGGCACCAGCGCGTAACGCAGCGATTTCGGGACGAAGAGCAGAAGGCAGAACAGCCATCCCGCGCTCGCAGCCTCGCCGGAGACGAAGGAGCAGTTCGAGATACATTTGCCGGCCAGTGAACCGGCCTCGACAAAATGCAGGGGCCCGCCAAACATATCCGTCTGCAGCGGTCGCGGCCGGCCCCAATGTTCCTTCAGGATAACATTGACGAGCAGCACCGGCCCGATCAGCAGCGTTCCTAGTGCGACTTTGAGCTTGCGCGCCCGCTCGGCGTTGAAGGTCGCGCCGTGCTGCTGGTAACACTCGATGAATTTCCACAGCATTACGATCGCGACGACATAGGGCAGGCGGAAGAAGATGGTGCGCAGCAGGTCGAGATTCCCCGAATCGCGATAGGGAAAGCCGCCGCAGATGCTTCCGGCAGCGGCAGTCGCGTCACAATCTGCGCCCACGAAAAAAAGCTGGGAAAAATAGATGTCTATTGCGGGGAAGGCGCGAAAGACGGCAAGCAGCGCCCACCACGTCCAGAACAGAAGCAGGAATGCACCGAAAGCCGTTTTCGGCAGGCGGATCACCGGCCTTCGCCATGGATTTTTCGAAAAAACTGTCAACGCTAATATCTACGAAACTGACGAAAACATGAGGGCTTGGACGGCCGCGGGCGACCATAACAATAGTCGCAAGCCATTGACAGACCCGCCAAACGCGAAATTATCCGCCAGGGACGGATTTCAAAGAATCCCAGCGGAGAAGACATGTCAGCAAAGTTCGAAATTTCATTCTCGAAGTCGGCAAAGCTCAATGGCGGACTGGCAATCCTGTTGAAAACTGCGGAGGCCGAGAGCGCCGCAGGCGCCGAAACGGCCGACCCTGCAGGCGTGATCGCAAGGGCTACGAAAATCGCTCGGTTCTCCGCTAAGTCAATGGCCGCGCTCGATATTGTCGCCCCGGAAGGGGCACCCGTCGAGCGCATCGTCGTCGTCGGACTGGGCAAGGCTGGCGAACTAACCGCCCATGACTGGCTGAAGGCCGGTGGCGCCACGGCATCTAAAATCAAGAATACCGACAAGGCCGCCATCTTCGTCGACGTGCCCGGGCTTGAGACCAACGCACGCGCAGCCGCCGATTTCGCGCTCGGCATGCTGCTGCGCGCCTACAGCTTCGATGCCTATAAGACAAAGAAGAACGACGATGAGGAGAAGCCGGCAAAATCCGTCAAGGTGACGATCGTCACCGCCGATGCGGCCGGTGCCAAAAAGGCGTTTTCCGATTCCGAAGCGATTGCAGGCGGCGTCAATCTCGCCCGTGACCTCGTCAATGAACCGCCGAACGCGCTTGGACCTGTCGAATTCGCCGCCAGAGCAAAGGAACTGGAAAAGCTCGGCGTCGAGGTGGAAATCCTGACCGAGAAGGAAATGCGCCGTCTCGGCATGGGCGCGCTGCTCGGCGTCGCGCAGGGCTCCGTGCGCCCACCGCGCTTAGCAGTCATGCAGTGGAAGGGCGGCAGGGGCAAGGACCGTCCCGTCGCCTTCATCGGCAAAGGCGTCGTCTTCGATACCGGTGGCATTTCGATCAAGCCTGCCGCCGGCATGGAGGACATGAAAGGGGATATGGGCGGCGCCGCAGCCGTCACCGGCCTCATGCATGTGCTCGCTTCGCGCAAGGCCGCCGTCAACGCCGTCGGCATCATCGGCCTGGTCGAGAACATGCCTGATGGCAACGCCCAGCGTCCGGGCGACATCGTCACCTCCATGTCCGGCCAGACGATCGAGGTGATCAATACCGATGCCGAAGGCCGCCTCGTGCTCTGCGATGCGCTCTGGTATTGCAATGATCGCTTCAAGCCGCAGTTCATGATCAATCTCGCCACATTGACCGGCGCGATCGTCGTGGCGCTCGGCAATGTGCATGCCGGTTTATTCTCC is part of the Rhizobium bangladeshense genome and encodes:
- the lptG gene encoding LPS export ABC transporter permease LptG produces the protein MMFGTLSRYFFRRYLATTGWFLIGVSAIAFLLDFSETAGRMSGLPGYTIGGGIVMTAVRLPLILQQTIPFIALFVGMTVLIGLNRKYELVVTRAAGISVWQFMLPFIVGSLALGVLTMTALNPLAAWGQRQALLVESDWRGENAVLRKAPQIPWLRQISGRDDVIIGAQTVQENGTKLIDAVLIHFDSGGRVILRQDAATAKLEDGYWQLNSVVERKPGEIPLRKASVQLRTNLKQDFVQERLTAPETIGFFDLSNRIAAAKSFGISTKALETQFNSLLSQPLLLVAMTLIAATVSLKFSRFNQSRSVILGGILSGFMLYVITVLVKAFGSSGVVPPFVATWIPVVVALALGATILLHQEDG
- the lptF gene encoding LPS export ABC transporter permease LptF, producing MKLLETYILRRVGQMFLVALLPVLAIIWTTQVLQRINLVTDSGQSIGSFAKLATMILPSIIPVVLPFALVIAITQTLTTMNNDSELTVIDAAGARRSILVRPILLLAAVISVFSFFVDNIVEPRAKTVARQMIAETYADLLSSVIEEKTFRKLDDGLYVQISQRLAGRMLKGLFVADERDPAYELIYYAKEGAVDDTGTTLIMHDGEVHRKTPDGNVSVINFDSYSFDLSDMTESRGQATLKASDRDLWFLFNPDPNDKDYTIRPQSYRAELHRRLTDWILPVVFALFSLAIAGDARSHREARLHPMVSALAYAFALRWAAFYAANQIDTDPEYIAVLYAIPIVSSIVSIIFLGLHKRLVMPSFIWDRISLSWRRMQGRLLAATSRSGGGAAQ
- a CDS encoding phosphatase PAP2 family protein, which gives rise to MTVFSKNPWRRPVIRLPKTAFGAFLLLFWTWWALLAVFRAFPAIDIYFSQLFFVGADCDATAAAGSICGGFPYRDSGNLDLLRTIFFRLPYVVAIVMLWKFIECYQQHGATFNAERARKLKVALGTLLIGPVLLVNVILKEHWGRPRPLQTDMFGGPLHFVEAGSLAGKCISNCSFVSGEAASAGWLFCLLLFVPKSLRYALVPPVAVISILTPALRLSFGAHYLSDVTLGWLSSLVVFAALLALTESQQSQKNSEI
- a CDS encoding leucyl aminopeptidase; protein product: MSAKFEISFSKSAKLNGGLAILLKTAEAESAAGAETADPAGVIARATKIARFSAKSMAALDIVAPEGAPVERIVVVGLGKAGELTAHDWLKAGGATASKIKNTDKAAIFVDVPGLETNARAAADFALGMLLRAYSFDAYKTKKNDDEEKPAKSVKVTIVTADAAGAKKAFSDSEAIAGGVNLARDLVNEPPNALGPVEFAARAKELEKLGVEVEILTEKEMRRLGMGALLGVAQGSVRPPRLAVMQWKGGRGKDRPVAFIGKGVVFDTGGISIKPAAGMEDMKGDMGGAAAVTGLMHVLASRKAAVNAVGIIGLVENMPDGNAQRPGDIVTSMSGQTIEVINTDAEGRLVLCDALWYCNDRFKPQFMINLATLTGAIVVALGNVHAGLFSNDDQLCSQLAAAGLSTNEKLWRMPLGKDYDKLIDSKFADMKNTGGRQAGSITAAHFLKRFVQDTPWAHLDIAGTAMGSPQDEINQSWGSGFGVRLLDELVRTHYESR